One genomic region from Haloarcula taiwanensis encodes:
- a CDS encoding KEOPS complex Pcc1-like subunit, which yields MTAPHQTHLTAEYDSAARARAIERSIRPEIDDIEGDRTTARLGRDGQRVELTVEATDLVALRAGINTWLTLRGVAEDALVGRQREAAPK from the coding sequence ATGACTGCACCACATCAGACCCACCTCACCGCCGAGTACGACAGCGCTGCCAGGGCTCGCGCTATCGAGCGGAGCATTCGTCCCGAAATCGACGATATCGAGGGCGACCGGACGACAGCGCGGCTCGGCCGGGATGGACAGCGAGTCGAACTCACGGTCGAGGCGACTGACCTCGTCGCACTGCGGGCGGGTATCAACACGTGGTTGACGCTACGCGGCGTTGCCGAAGACGCTCTCGTGGGACGGCAGAGAGAAGCAGCGCCGAAATAA
- the rpoP gene encoding DNA-directed RNA polymerase subunit P (DNA-dependent RNA polymerase catalyzes the transcription of DNA into RNA using the four ribonucleoside triphosphates as substrates), with amino-acid sequence MSYKCSRCKRDVTLDEYGGVRCPYCGHRVLLKERSPDVKEINVN; translated from the coding sequence ATGAGCTACAAGTGTTCACGCTGTAAGCGCGACGTGACGCTGGACGAGTACGGCGGCGTTCGCTGCCCGTACTGCGGACACCGCGTCCTGCTGAAGGAGCGGTCGCCAGACGTCAAAGAGATCAACGTCAACTGA
- a CDS encoding 50S ribosomal protein L37Ae: protein MWPLGGQQTTMASKSGKTGSSGRFGARYGRVSRRRVAEIESEMNEDHACPNCGEDRVDRQGTGIWQCGYCDYKFTGGSYKPETPGGKTVRRSIRAALSEDEE from the coding sequence ATGTGGCCGCTCGGCGGACAACAGACCACTATGGCTAGCAAGAGCGGAAAGACCGGTAGCTCGGGCCGTTTCGGCGCTCGCTACGGTCGCGTGTCTCGACGCCGCGTCGCGGAGATTGAATCGGAGATGAACGAGGACCACGCCTGTCCGAACTGCGGCGAGGACCGCGTCGACCGTCAGGGGACGGGCATCTGGCAGTGCGGGTACTGTGATTACAAATTCACCGGCGGCAGCTACAAGCCGGAGACGCCCGGCGGCAAGACCGTTCGACGCTCCATTCGGGCTGCACTGTCCGAAGACGAGGAGTAA
- a CDS encoding metal-binding protein, whose protein sequence is MDCRQCATPLDRPGDYCLVCHTANTDAAVLELDRERATVTALLDGAVVGQRTVTTTPEGEGSDEAVVVELRNFAGLVADEVRRKRPEEVYVTGDRDVIAAVRPQLHYEFFRVEGEDPVQRVIDRQGEPALEVVDAAPAEKLGGSHSTLIGGRSGQRVIQTVAGHPHVKKVIPGPIDAGGASSPTGVRAKATRADDNGNVRVLIRDGSSVQENRVVTTAGDRELGEHVRADLNEALREAELQE, encoded by the coding sequence ATGGACTGTCGGCAGTGTGCCACGCCGCTCGACCGACCGGGCGATTACTGCCTGGTCTGTCACACTGCCAATACGGACGCCGCCGTCCTCGAACTCGACCGCGAGCGGGCGACGGTGACAGCGCTGCTTGACGGGGCTGTCGTCGGCCAGCGGACGGTGACGACGACGCCGGAGGGCGAGGGCAGCGACGAGGCCGTCGTCGTCGAACTGCGGAACTTCGCCGGCCTCGTCGCGGACGAAGTCCGGCGCAAGCGGCCCGAGGAGGTGTACGTCACGGGCGACCGCGACGTCATCGCCGCCGTCCGCCCGCAGTTGCACTACGAGTTCTTCCGCGTCGAGGGCGAGGACCCGGTCCAGCGGGTCATCGACCGCCAGGGCGAACCGGCGCTGGAGGTGGTCGACGCCGCGCCGGCGGAGAAACTCGGCGGGAGCCACTCGACGCTCATCGGCGGCCGGTCGGGCCAGCGGGTCATCCAGACCGTCGCCGGCCACCCCCACGTCAAGAAGGTCATCCCCGGTCCCATCGACGCCGGCGGCGCGAGTTCGCCGACGGGCGTCCGGGCGAAGGCGACCCGCGCCGACGACAACGGCAACGTCCGGGTGCTCATCCGCGACGGCTCTAGCGTTCAGGAGAACCGTGTCGTCACGACGGCCGGCGACCGTGAACTCGGCGAACACGTCCGGGCCGACCTGAACGAAGCACTCAGAGAAGCCGAATTGCAGGAGTAG
- a CDS encoding sugar kinase has translation MSDEAHAFVPGHITGFFTVDRGDDPIETGSRGGGLTLSDGVSVTVSREAETEITLNGEPIAVEAVERVLDALRTTATVTAETPLPLGSGFGVSGGLALGTALAANAAFGHGLSYNELVTIAHGAEVQSGSGLGDVVAQARGGVPLRLEPGGPQFNYLDAIPARSRVEYLTLGELSTADVVGGDTEPLTAAGERALSTVVKEPKLSAFMQAARQFSREADLLTPEVKSVIDDVAEAGGDAAMAMLGETVFALGTGLSDAGYDATVTTVYPPGATIEDEG, from the coding sequence ATGAGCGACGAAGCACACGCGTTCGTGCCCGGCCACATCACGGGCTTTTTTACCGTCGACCGGGGCGACGATCCGATCGAGACCGGCTCTCGCGGCGGGGGGCTAACCCTGTCTGATGGCGTTTCTGTTACTGTCAGCCGCGAGGCTGAAACCGAGATAACGCTGAACGGCGAGCCGATTGCGGTGGAGGCTGTCGAGCGAGTGCTTGACGCCCTGCGAACAACGGCGACTGTCACCGCCGAAACGCCGCTTCCGCTCGGGTCCGGCTTCGGCGTCTCTGGCGGACTGGCGCTCGGCACTGCGCTAGCGGCCAACGCTGCCTTCGGCCACGGCCTGTCGTACAACGAACTGGTGACCATCGCCCACGGCGCGGAAGTCCAGTCCGGCTCGGGCCTCGGCGACGTTGTCGCGCAGGCCCGGGGCGGCGTGCCGCTTCGCCTCGAACCCGGCGGGCCGCAGTTCAACTACCTCGACGCCATCCCGGCCCGCAGCCGCGTCGAATATCTCACGCTCGGCGAGCTATCGACGGCGGACGTGGTCGGTGGTGACACGGAGCCGCTGACGGCTGCCGGCGAGCGCGCGCTCTCTACCGTCGTCAAAGAGCCGAAACTATCGGCGTTCATGCAGGCCGCTCGGCAGTTTTCCCGCGAGGCGGACCTGTTGACGCCGGAGGTCAAGTCGGTCATCGACGACGTGGCCGAAGCCGGCGGTGACGCCGCCATGGCGATGCTCGGCGAGACGGTGTTCGCGCTCGGTACCGGGCTCTCCGACGCCGGCTACGACGCGACCGTTACGACGGTCTACCCGCCCGGGGCGACCATCGAAGACGAGGGCTGA
- a CDS encoding prefoldin subunit beta: MQGNLPPEAQEKLEELQDLQQTAQQVAAQKQQAETELQESQTALDELDDIDEDATMYREVGELLVKTEFDEAQDDLEEKVNSLEVRVETLEKQEERVQEQFEDLQSELQQMLGGAGGAGPAGGPGAGGA, from the coding sequence ATGCAGGGTAATCTTCCGCCTGAAGCACAGGAGAAGCTCGAGGAACTGCAGGACCTTCAGCAGACAGCACAGCAGGTCGCTGCACAGAAACAGCAGGCCGAGACAGAGCTCCAGGAGTCCCAGACGGCGCTCGACGAGCTCGACGACATCGACGAGGACGCGACCATGTACCGCGAGGTCGGCGAACTCCTCGTGAAGACCGAGTTCGACGAGGCACAGGACGACCTCGAAGAGAAGGTTAACAGCCTCGAAGTCCGCGTGGAAACGCTCGAAAAGCAGGAAGAGCGTGTGCAAGAGCAGTTCGAAGACCTCCAGAGCGAGCTCCAGCAGATGCTCGGCGGCGCGGGCGGCGCGGGTCCGGCCGGCGGCCCCGGCGCTGGCGGCGCATAA